A single Lactuca sativa cultivar Salinas chromosome 8, Lsat_Salinas_v11, whole genome shotgun sequence DNA region contains:
- the LOC111902647 gene encoding uncharacterized protein LOC111902647, whose amino-acid sequence MDDDHDELRFVCKLCDKRYPSGKSLGGHMRSHVNSPASAAAVAANSAESDDKFEPMKKLSTLIINGNGIGNGNGNGNGNENGNSSIYGLRENPKKSWRAVGSSSSTLSFPNEKVCKQCGKGFPSLKALCGHMAFHSGKDRNSKDYDYSWTSENLDHDDKSISDSHSDTEENELQDPICVTRSKSKRYKNIVVKPSSFLTNSNNSNYNYGSSSVSEIDEIEQEEVAMSLMMLSKDSANWAGVNSVVESSDNNSVVLETKLNSENRWNGIKKVESDITVEELLRNGDQHKKRSKGVNGLNCRVYSYEEKLEIRRNLFKEFGYNDNFKKRIKEDDDSYKPEESQKKRSKYECMNCNKIFSSFQGLGGHRPCHKKNNSEAQYHNHKAKFDKKMRPKKNKGHECPICFRMFKSGQALGGHKRSHFINGGSGERFDHIAVMEDEGPTYTDMIDLNLPAPEED is encoded by the coding sequence ATGGATGACGATCATGATGAACTGAGATTTGTGTGTAAGTTGTGTGATAAACGATACCCAAGTGGGAAATCATTAGGTGGGCATATGAGGTCTCATGTAAATTCTCCCGCTTctgctgctgctgttgctgctaaTTCAGCTGAATCAGACGACAAATTCGAGCCCATGAAAAAGCTTTCAACTTTGATCATCAACGGAAACGGAATTGGAAACGGGAATGGGAATGGGAATGGGAATGAGAATGGGAATTCTAGTATTTACGGGTTACGAGAGAACCCTAAAAAGAGTTGGAGAGCAGTCGGTTCTTCCTCCTCGACTTTATCTTTCCCAAATGAGAAAGTTTGCAAGCAATGTGGAAAAGGGTTCCCATCTTTAAAAGCTTTATGTGGTCATATGGCTTTCCATTCTGGTAAAGATAGGAATTCCAAGGATTACGATTATTCATGGACGAGTGAAAATCTCGATCATGATGACAAGTCCATCAGCGATAGTCATTCCGATACTGAAGAAAACGAGCTTCAAGATCCGATTTGTGTTACAAGATCCAAATCAAAAAGGTACAAGAACATCGTAGTTAAACCATCTTCTTTTTTAACCAACAGTAATAATAGTAATTACAATTACGGATCTTCTTCTGTTTCTGAAATTGatgaaattgagcaagaagaagTTGCAATGTCTTTGATGATGTTGTCTAAGGATTCCGCCAACTGGGCCGGTGTTAATTCCGTGGTAGAATCTTCTGACAACAATTCTGTAGTTTTGGAGACCAAGTTGAATTCCGAGAATCGTTGGAATGGAATCAAGAAAGTGGAATCAGATATTACAGTAGAGGAACTTCTTAGGAATGGTGATCAACATAAGAAGAGATCAAAAGGAGTGAATGGTTTGAACTGCAGAGTGTATTCTTATGAAGAAAAACTCGAAATTAGAAGGAATTTGTTTAAAGAATTTGGGTATAATGATAATTTTAAGAAAAGAATCAAAGAAGATGATGATTCTTATAAGCCCGAGGAGTCACAAAAGAAGAGAAGCAAGTATGAATGTATGAACTGCAACAAGATTTTTAGTTCTTTTCAAGGGCTTGGAGGACATAGACCATGTCACAAAAAGAACAATTCAGAAGCCCAATATCATAATCACAAGGCTAAGTTTGACAAGAAGATGAGGCCAAAAAAGAACAAAGGGCATGAATGTCCAATTTGTTTTAGGATGTTTAAATCAGGGCAAGCTTTAGGGGGTCACAAAAGGTCTCATTTCATTAATGGTGGTTCTGGAGAAAGGTTTGATCATATTGCAGTGATGGAAGATGAGGGTCCCACATATACTGATATGATTGATCTTAATCTCCCTGCTCCAGAAGAGGATTAG